gcggctttacaaaactctggttagaccacacttggagtactgtgtccagttctggtcgcctcattataggaaggatgtggaagcattggagagggtgcagaggagatttaccaggatgctgcctggattagagagtatggattatgaggagagactaaaggagcttgggctttactcgttggaggatgaggggagacatgatagaggtgtacaatgaggaatagatagagtggacagccagcacctctttcccagggcaccaatgctcaatacaagaggacatggctttaaggtaatgggtgggaagttcaaaagagatatcagagggaggtttttcacccagagagtggttggtgcatggaatgcgctgcctggggtggtggtggaggctggtacattggtcaggagattgttagataagccaatggaggaatttaaaatagggggatatgtgggaggaaggggttagatagtcttaggcgaggtttaaaggtcagcacaacatggtgggccgaagggcctgtattatgctgtattgttctatggttctatgaatgggATTGGCTGCAGGTTGTGTGGTGGGGAAGTCAAGTGTGGTGATGGGTTCAGGGGAGACCAGTCTCTTACACTCTCTGTCCTCGCCATCTTACCCATGGCCGACTTATGTACATGCCGTATGTATGtctgagcgtttgggagaccggggGGAGggatttgtcagctgctgtgGCTGCAGCATCTTCTACTGTGTGGGGACTCAGTTCGTGACAATATCTGAAGGGTGGAGGTAAACGCCCCAGTTTAACTATACGTTGCCCTTGGCTGGGTCATGGTTTTAtttagataagatctctttattagccacgcgtacgtcgaaacacacagtgaaatgcatcttttgcgtagagtgttctggaggcagcccgcaagtgtcgccacgcttcagtgccaacatagcatgcccacaacttcctaaaccgtatatgtttggaatgtgggaggaaaccggagtacccggaggaaacccacgcagacacggggagaacgtacaaactccttacagacagtggctggaattgaacccgggtcactggcactgtaatagcgttacgctaaccactacactaccgtccgtaagtatatttatttaaatatgtcTGACTTGTGAACACTTCAGGTTACGGCCAGTTCTCAGGAAGGGAACCCTGACAcaacctggggaggacccgtGTGACCCAATGATGCTCCAAGTGTTGGGCTTGGCAGTGACACAGTGTGTGGGGTCAGGCTGACATCAAGCATTCTGTGATACTTGGCACTGAGCCCCAGACTGTGACTGTCACTTTAAACTCTCCGTCTGTTTGTTACTGAAACTTCAGTTGAGTCCCCACGAGGCGCCAATCAAACACTGGAGTGAATGAGAACAGAGAACAGTGAACGTAGGACAGAGccgcactgttctatgttctaacacacaaagtgctggaggaactcagcaggtcaggcagcatctgtggagggaaataaacagtcaccaGGACCCTGACacacactttttgtgtgtgttgctccagattccagcatctgcaaaatctcttgtgtttctgttccATCAGTTGTGGAGAGATAATTGGTTTCAAGGACAGAGCCTGAGATATAGTGAGGGAGAACCAATCATCCTCTGCTGCCTCAGCACACACAGCTGAAGGTTGTTGATCACAGGGTGTGGTGTTAATTACTTCGTGCAGCAACATGTACAGTTTGCTGACACCCTTTATATTGACGTCAAACCTCCCCACTTCCTGCCTGCTGACTAGAAGCTGCAATGGAGTCCAAAATGACTGAGCCATTGCTGGAGAATGAACTGGCTTCATTGCCCAAATCCCAGCATCGCCCTGAGGTGCCGTCAACAACAATCACTCTCGGGACAGCTGCTCTACCCGTCAGGGACCACTTTCTCTGGTCACTTTTTAACTTTGCTTACTGCAATTTCTGTTGCCTTGGTTTCCTGGCTTTGGTCTTCTCTGTTAAGGTGAGTTTGTAACTTTAAACATTAACCTGTGACCTCTGTTTCCAGTGGTTgttcagtgacctgagttcattAGTGTCTGTTGGAGGTGTGACTTTCTCTGCTCATGTACTGAGGTGTCATGGGCTGGGACGTGGCCCTGTAGGGGAGGTGTAGGTAGGACAATTGTTTGAGTTTGGCTCCTTTTCCCTGTTGGGAGTTGCAATGTTACAGCGGCTGCTTCCACTCGCAGAAAGTCAATCCTTGTCCTGCTCTGGCATGAAATCTTACCCTGAGCCACTTAGCTGGTTGGGTGGGTCTTGGGTCTCAGTGACAATTAATGTGTGACAATGAGTTACAGGAGAAGGAACAGGTTCTGTATTGACCCACATCTGTAGTCTGATTTCCAGAAGAGATCTGATAAGGTAGTGGATCAGATTTTGTGGGAAATAACTGCTTGTGTACAGCAGGAAACATTTGTGTTTCGAAGACTGACTTTCCTGTTCTCCAGCCAGAATCACGGAGCAACACAGCACGAATAtaggccttcggcccaaccagttcatgctgaccatggtgcccaccagccagctccaatttcttgtgtttggcccagaggAAGCATAATTCAGTCTTCTGACTGACCCAATGTAACCAGGGGTGTGCTGCTGAgaccagtgctggggcctcaacttctcCAAATTGTAGAAATGAGAGTACTGCAGCTAAATTTGCTGACAAAGGTCagtggggaagtgggtgaggtccttaatgagtgtttggcatcggtattcaccaaggagaaggacatggctgatggtgagatcagggagaggtgttgatattgaggaggatgtgttgggtgtcttgaaaaacattaaggtggatagttcccaaggacctgatgggatctatcccaggatcctgaaggaggcaagggaggaggttgctgtgGCCTTCAcagggatctttgtgtcctcttcactCTCAGGTGAgttgccagaagactggagaacaaCTCTTCAGCTTCAGAAGGGCAGTTGTGACAAACTAGAAATggtaggctggtgagccttgcatcagtggcagGGGAATTATTGAAGATTCTTGGCCaggatttgtttgcatttggagGAATGTGGACTTGTTGGGGGTAATCAGCATAGCTCTGTTAGGGGAGCTTCTGTCTCTAATTTAAAATTTTTGAGGAAATGAGGTAATGGCAGGTGGGACAGTggttgttgtctacatggactttagtgaaggTCCCTCCTGGTCGGCTCTTCCAGAAGATGAGGTCACatggatccacagtgagttggtaaattggtttggtCGGATGGAGGGGTTTATTCTGAcatgaggtctgtgaccagtggtggtctgcaatgatcagtggtgggacctctacattaatgatttggatgtaaatgtaggtgatctgattaAGTTTTCAGATGAGGCAATTTTGGAGTTTTGGAaaatgaggaaggttgttaagGATATCAGGAAAGAACaatgaatttcaaaatatttcactgcagttggagaaatggcagatgggcaagtgagatgatgcattttgggaggtcaaatgcaagaggaaaatgtattttaaatgtgggACCCTTGGGAGCAGTGAAGTACAGGGATTGGAGTGAAAGTCCATAGCTctgagtggatagggtggtaaaggtggcttaCGGCACACTTGTCTCTATTGGTCAGGGCTTTGATTataagaagtcatgttgcagctgtataaaacaggccacatctggagtattgcatgtagTTTTGGCTGCCCCATTACAAgacagatgtggaggctttggagaggctgcagaagaggttcagcaggatgtcgcctggactaTAGAccgttataaggagaggttggacaaacttggattgtttttctttggagtgttggaggctgaggggagacctgatagaggtttataaagttgagGCATGGACTGAGTAGACAGCTGGTGCAGATATGGTGGGTTGCAGGATCTGTTCCAATGTTGCACTGTTCAATATTCCATAATGTGATTGCTACAACAGACACATCTGCCAATGATGTGGGTGGGAATGACTTTAGTCAGTTTGCTGGAGGCTGTTGGGTTTTCCATGATTTCCAGCTGCAGTGAGTGCTGCTGAGTTCTGGAGCCTCGTGTACTGACATTCTTTCTGTTCTATCTGCAGGCCAGAGACCAGAAAGCCTTGGGAGATATTTACAGCGCAAACCATTATGGTTCCACATCCAAAGCACTGAATCTGGCAGCCACAATTCTGTCTGTCCTCATGTTTGTGATTGTTTTTGGGCTGCTGGTTGCTGGGGTGATCAACATCCACCCTAAATGAGGACTGGGATTGTCAGTCAGTGATGACCCACCAAGCGGGTCAATGAGAAGTAGTTCTGGGCTTCCCTTCTGCATGTGTTTGGATGGTGGAATTTCTGCTCAGCTACTGACTTCAGTTCCAAATGACTTATCTACACTGTCATCTGGAGATGCTGTATGAAATGCATTGTCCTTTTACAATAAAGTGTTCAAGTTGTGTTCTGGGGTTGTCTCCAGCTGTAGGAAGCTCTGCTACATCTGTCGTCTGTACATGTCATAATGTAAACACTGTTCTCTTTGGGAAGTTGGTTCCAGTGACTTCCACTGAATCTGTTTCACTAGCTGGAACCAGCACCAGTAACTTGACCTCAGTGAGGAAAGTTCTAGAATGAAATATGTATGATTGATTGGAGAAAAGCAGCATGCACTTGTGAAAAGCAAGTACCATGTAGGTTTTCAGTGATGTGAACCATGTCCTTGAGGGGTTCAAGGACCAAGTCATTGGCTTGGAGGGGGAGATGCATCTGCTTGTGGGGTGTGAACAGTGAGGTTATCACTGGGGTAGGGTGGTGTCACCTGGGGCTGGTGATGTATCATTGCTTTTCTCAATGATGAGTGGACAAGGCAGTTTCCAGGGATGTGGAGGGAGCAGCAACAGCCTGGGGAATCTGGCTAAGGAAGGAAGTGGgtagaggtggggagtggggcatGTGGTTCAGACTGGGTTGAATGGGCTCTTGCTGTGCTGTAATTGGACATGAATTTCTCCCATGAGCACTCAGACCCATCCATCACTGGCAGGTCCCAGTTGACCATCACCCTGTAGACCTACTATCTAATCTGCATCTTAAATCAAATGTCATCTTGGTTCTGTAACCAAGCTCGCTCTGCTGTAAAACCTTTGTTCTTGGTGTTCTGCCCCAATAATTCATCTGGCAAAATGGGATAAAGCTGGGAATATTGTGGGTGGAGCAGCATTTGCTTTCTGGAgccactgcagtccatgtggaGGATGTATTCCCATCAGACTGTTTGGGAGGGAGTTGAGATCTAGACCCAGTGTTCCtgagtcaggatagtgtgcaggTTGGGGGTGTAGCTGCAGGCAGTGTTCCCCTGCCTGtcactggcagaggtggtgggtttgggtggAGCTGTTGGTAACCTGGGTAAGGACCTGCAGTGCATTtggacagtgcacactgcagccactaggCAGTGTGAGTAGATCAGTGCAGGATACTTCCACAGCAGAAGGAAGTGCCATGGTGTTTCTCCATGGATGTCTCAGAGCCAGACCCTGTTCTCTCAGAGCAGGAAACAGCACCTGCTGCTTGGGGACTTGGTCCAGGTCTGGAGATGGCACGTGGCCAAGCTCAGCCACTGGGTGAGGTTTGGTAACCAAAGGACAGTGATTGATCCCAGTGGTGATCTGACAATGTGTGGTTGCACCAGTGGGGATTGGATGGTGTGGCTGTGATGGGCCACTCAACATaatggccccagcaccaatccctgtggcacaccactggtttcAGAATCACCTCTCCTccatcctcctccccttcctatcGCCAGCCCACTTCAGGGCCAAATTGCTTTGGATCCAACGTACTCTAACCTTCCTAACCAGGCTCCCAAATCAGGTCTTGCTCAAGTCCATGAGGATGGCATCAACTAAACTACCCTCATTGAAGatttccatagaacagtacagcacaatacaggcccttcagcccacaatgttgtgctgacttttaaacctcacctaagactatctaaccccttcctctcacatatccctctattttaaattcctccatatgcttatctaacaatctcttgaacttgaccaatgtacctgcctccaccaccaccccagagagtgcattccatgccccagccactctctgggtgaaaaaccttcctttgatatctcccttgaacttcccaccattactttaaagccatgccctcttgtattgagcattggtgccctgggaaagaggtgctagctgtccactctatctattcctcttaatattttgtacacctctatcatgtcttctctcatcttcctttcctccaaagagtaaaaccctagctcccttagtctctcctcatagtccatactttccaaaccaggcagcatcctgataaatctcctctgcaccctttccaacgcttccacatccttccaataatgaggcaaccagaactggacacagtactccaagtgtggtctaaccagagttttgtagagctgcatcattacctcgtggctcttaaactcgatcccatgacttatgccaacatcccataagctttcttaactaccctatccacctgaggcaactttcagtgatctgtggatatgaattccccagatccctctacttctccacactacccagaatcctgccattaactttgccttggagtttgtccttccaaagtgtaccatctcacacttctgctgattgaactccatctgccacttctcagcccagctctacatcctagcaatatccttctgtaatctttgacagtcttccacactatccacaacaccactgacctctgtcatctgcaaacttgacaacccacccttctaccccctcatccaagtcattaataaaaatcaaagtagaggtcccagaactgatccctgtgggacaccactagtcacagccctccaatctgaatgcactccctccaccacaaccctctgctttctacatgcaagccaattctgaatccacatggccaagcctccctgtcAGACTATAACTAGTACATGTCAGTTTCCTGATTTAATGAAGTTTGCTGACTCTTGCTGATGCAATTTTGTGGTGAACTATTTTGAAAAGGGTGAGGTATCAAAGGGCAAAGTTCAGCTCTGGATtgatgttcatggattcatgcagCCTTGGCAAACAAAAGCAGCAtcataggtagacaaggtggtgatggtgtttggcacactggccttcagtcagtacagaagttgggaagttatgttgcagttgtacatgttggtgaggctgcatttggagtactgtgtacagttttggtgaccCTACTATAAGAAAGCTAGGTACACCTcgcactgccttggtgaagcagccagcataatcaactatcccacccaccctgcatattctcttctcccacctcttcctctttttttctctccctcccttcctccctccaccaccccccaaccccccgcccccaccaaattcaggtagaagatacaaaagcctgaaagcacataccaccaggctcaaggacagctcctatcctgctgttagaagactattgcacccagtacaataaaatagactcttgacctcacaatcaacctcattatgaccttgcacattattgtctgcctgcactgcactttctctgtaactgtgacactttattctgcattctgttattgcttttacctcaatgtactgatgtcttgcataccattcacttcacaagtttttcactggacctcagtatatgtgacaataataaaccaatttagaaagatgccattaagctggaaagagtacagaggagatgtgaggatgttgccaggacttgagggactaagttatggagagatgttgagcaggttaggactttgttcattggagagtaggaggatgaggcgtgatcttatagaggtgtatcaaataatgaggggcatagatggggtaaatgTGCACAgtctagaaggtataggtttaggggaagagatttaataggaacctgaggggcaacttttcaatgtggagggtggtcagtgtacggaatgagttgccagaggaagtgagtgaggcagcGCGCCCTGTGGTGGAGCCTGGTGATATAAAGTCTATTCTCCAGCAGTGCGTCACTGGATTAAACTAATCTGGAGTGAGTTCTGGTCAAGGATTCAGAGCTGGGTCAAGTGGGAGTGTCTGCAGCCCAATTAAATTGGGAAACCTGATGTGTGATAACTGTGGATGTGTTCCTCGTCAATAAACCTGCGAGAAGTGTTAATTTCTGATCAGTATCACAAGCAAGGTTCCCATCAGTTTCAATATCTTTGCAAAGTGTACTCTGATCCTTATTAACCCTCATTACAAGAGATTAAAGCAGTGTCAGGCAGAGTTTGAAATTAGCAGCTGATTCTGAGGGGTGGTAGGTATATAGAATGAGCAGCCAGTGGGGGTTGTAGAGGTGCTACAATTATGTTGAAAAGGTGTTTggaaacagaatgtagaacagtacagcacaggaacaggctctttgcaTGATTTTTGTGCTGAACTGATTAACACCTAATTAaacccttctgccaacacaatattcatatccctcattccctgcacattcacatgcctgtctaacatagaacattacagcacagtacaggcccttcggcccacaatgttgtgctgacattttatcctgctctaagatctaacccttccctccctcacagccccccatctatcattcatgtgtctaagagtctcttaaatgtccctaatgtatctgcccccacaacctctgctggcagtacattccatgcacccaccactctgtgtgtaaaaagtgTGTATATTTTATTTATACACACAACGTAATATTATTGTGTGTATATTCACACTATACAcatgacccttaacagtgttagaGCAGAGAGACataatccctctattttcctctcattcatgtgcccatccaagcccctcttaaaagcccccaatgaatttgcctccaccaccctatcaggcaacgtattccaggcatccatcactctctcagtgaaaaacatacccctcacgtctgttctgaacctaccccctctcaccttaaatgcatgccctctggtattggatcactcaataatggcaaaaagatattgcttgtccaccctatctatgtccctcataattttatacacttccaacagatcacccctcagcctccgccgctccagagaaaagagcccaagtttgtccagcctctcctgatagcacatgccctctaatccaggcagcatcctggtaaacctcctctgcaccctctctaaagcctcgacatccttcctatagtgaggtgaccagaaatgcatgcaatactctaaatgcggcctaaccagagttctatagagatgcatcataacttctcaactcaataccccgattaataaattcaagcattccataagccgccttaaccaccctgtctacccgtgtagccactttcagtgagtcatggacttgcatcctAAGGTTTCTCTGCTCTTCAGCGCTTGCCCTTAACAAACAGCAGAGTTCCAAGCacagatccccgcagaacaccactattcacaggcctccagcccaaataagtcccttcaaccatctacaggcaagccagtcctggatccacacagccaattctccacggaccccatgcatccgaacttgcttgattaactgattatgtgggaccttgtcaagttcCTTGCTGGTGTCCagatagatgacatccacagctcgaccttcatcaatctctctcatcaccctgtcaaaaattacagcgccagtgatcggggttggattcccgtcgctgtctgtaaggagtttgtacgttctcctgtgtctgcatggatttcctcccacattgcaaagatgtacgggtaggttaatttgggtttaaaatgggcagcacggacttgctgggctggaagggcctgttaccacgctgtaaatttaaaaaaagctcaaccaggttagtgagacacgacttgccctgcacaaagccatgctggctttcccttaGGTAAGCTCCTttattcctcttgacaagatattctactcTACCATCCTTCCCCAGCCTCAATGGgaaaaacctatccagaactccatgcaagtattccttaaacaacctccacatttccgctgtgcacttccccatgaacatctgttcccaatttattctcccaatTTTGTCTGATAGCATCataaatccccctccccccattaaatacattcccatatcatctgctcctatccctctccaaggctatggtaaaggtcaaggagttatggtcactgtctccaaaatgctctcccactgagagatctgaaacctgaccaggttcattgcctagtaccaggtccagaatggcctgtctacatactgtgtcaggaatccttcctggacacacctaacaaactccaccccatctatcccctttacactaaggtggtgccaatcaatattagggaagttgaaatcacccttgACAACAAccgtgttatttttgcacctttccaaaatctaccttctgatctgctcctcagtgtctctgctgctattggggggtctgtagaatactcccaatagagtgatcgctcccttcctgtttctgacttccacccacactgactcagtggactaTCCaaccaggatgtcctccctttctacagctgtgatactgtccctgatcagcaaagccactcccctacctcttacctccgtccctatcccctttgaaacatctaaaccccagaatatccagcagccattcctgcccttgtgacagccaagtctctgtaatggcccccacatcgtagttccatgtacttacccacgctctaagttcatcagccttgttcctgatacttctcgcattaaagtagacacacttcagcccatccaactgactgcaattttgccctttcaactgcctatccttcctcacagtctttctgcactctgcatctacttgcacactaaatgcaccaacctctgaccaatCATTCtgatttccatccccctgccaaactagtttaaaccctccccaacagttctagcaaacctgcctgcaagaatattggtccccctccagttccggtgtaacccg
The genomic region above belongs to Pristis pectinata isolate sPriPec2 chromosome 14, sPriPec2.1.pri, whole genome shotgun sequence and contains:
- the LOC127577823 gene encoding dispanin subfamily A member 2b-like; translation: MESKMTEPLLENELASLPKSQHRPEVPSTTITLGTAALPVRDHFLWSLFNFAYCNFCCLGFLALVFSVKARDQKALGDIYSANHYGSTSKALNLAATILSVLMFVIVFGLLVAGVINIHPK